Below is a window of Humulus lupulus chromosome 2, drHumLupu1.1, whole genome shotgun sequence DNA.
ACGATTTCAAACTTGGGTGTCAAGCTTCTGATCCGTTCGCAAGTTCCTCTGCAAGCCATGTCGCAGCCAACCCTCTTGCCCGTTGCAGCTGAGATCTACCTATTGTAATCGAGATTTTTCCATCCATAGCAATGTTCGACACCTTCGCAATCCACACCACAGTGCCAAGAACCATTCGTTTGCATCCGTCCAAAAACTTCGAGCAGATTTGCTACCTATGAACCCACGCCCAGATTTGGTGactgtgaagaagaagaagatagatAGGTGGAAGATTGGGGGAAGAtaagaatatttttttagatTATATTTAGATGTTTTATAATTTAGTTTACAATTTTTATAATTTAGTTTAGTTATAAATCACATtaaaattttgttataatttgaTTTGTATATTTGATTTGACTATTTctcattttattctattttgatttttttaattttaaaatcaatttcattttatttttttaatatctattttaattatttaataaaaaatttaattaaaaaacttgagggtattttggcaatattgaaaaattatttgattaAAATCGGGCTCAAAGtattattttgttatattttgTAAAACTCATGATCTTATTTctcatttaataaaatataggGATTGATCGAGTATTCGAAAAAAATATAAGGGTCAAACTTGTATTTTCTCTTATTATATTCTTTTGATgtgtttattatttaaaattagtgatAGAGAAATGTGTTAATGAGTATATTGATAGTGATAGTGATTTTATTTAGAATTTAGTTTATGAAATTTTTATGTGTTATATTGATTATTAAAGGATATGGTGGAATTATTTCATGATTTTTTGttgaatatattatttaatatgaattttatattttgttattgtTCTCACAGTTTTCgtgaaaataaattttataaCCTAATTTGTAAAGTTTGTTTAGCATagtaaataattttataaaattatggaAAAATTAAAGAGTGATGTTTTATGTCTTTTTGATGAGTATAAAATTTCAAAGTAACATTCATTATGTATATTTAGCTATAAATTTCATAATATGCTATGTTTTGTAAAACTTAATTCTTGACAGATTTCAACATACGGAATAGAACATATAAAAGAGGGGAAATTTTAGACAGTATGTGTAAtaacatacttaattttttttaaatgccacCATAAAATAATCTCTCATATATATGTCATTTTaaaattttggacaaaaatacccataTCAATCGAGACCCCTCACCTTCTCTCTTCCCAGCCAAACCAAACTCTTTCATCTTCCCAGCCAAACCAAATTCTTCCCTCTTCCCAGCCAAACTCTTTCATTTctatctcattattttctctcggGTCACATTCTCACCATCTCAGGCGAAGCTCTCTCTCTCCCCACAGTCGCCGTTGCCACCGTCTTCTCCATCTCCGGCCACGGTAAGGTAAGACATTCGGTTTTcatgtgttttttttaaaaaaaaattgaatcgtAATGTATAAATCGATGAAACTGGTTTGattgttaatctttattttgcaaaaaaagtAGCTTAAAATGGGTTTGATTCTATGTGCATTCTGCAAATTCTGCAAAAAATTTGTGGGTCGATGTTCTTTCGATTCcacatcgatgctccatcgatactccatcgatgctccatcgatgaCATATAGTGAGtaatcgatgctccatcgattctccatcgatggtatatcgatgccatgTCGATTCTTTCATAATCGATGGTTTATCGATACCACATCGATGCATAATCGATACTGAAGTAtaatcgatgccacatcgatgccacatcgagtccatatcgatgctgaacatatatggcatcgatacACCATCGATACACCATCGAAAATAACATCTCAATTAGATGTTCGCATCAGCATCGACATGGCATTGATGGagcatcgatggagcatcgatgtgGACTCGAAAGGctgcatcgatgtaccatcgaaaggCCATCGATGGTATATTGATGCTACATCGATGCCATGTCGATACTGATGCATAATTGATGGAAAACGATGGtttatcgatgccacatcgatgccatattgatgctgaacatatatggcatcgattccatgctccatcgatgctatttcgatggtacatcgatccCATTTCGATGACAACAACAGATTGAGTATTTTTTATTAAttcaactaatttttttttttttggatattttgcaGATGCCACCCAAACGTATCCCACCACTTGAGATCCCTATGGAGGATCATTATGTCGGTCGTATGACCTATAGGGGTTCCGGGAGGttaacaaaattgaagaaaagatTTGAGGAGCATGGATTGTTGGGGAGGGTGAATGAGTCTGTTTTTGGACCATTCTTCACAGCCCCTCCCTTTTCGTTCTCTGGGGCATTGGTTCACACACTACTTTTGCGGAAGGTCAAGTCTCCGCGTGGCGATGAGGTGCACTTCTTGATGGGCCCAAACTTATGTAAGTTTGGGGTGCACGAGTTTGCCATTATCACCGGCCTGAGCTGCTCCTGTCCACCACTTGCCGTTGACATTGAACCTCACATTACTTCCTCCCGCCTAGTTGATACATATTTCAGTGTGGAACCCGAAAAAGACATTCGGTTCAGTATCTTGGAACGAGCTTTTAGTATGTGCGATGTACCTGATGATTTGTACAAGCTCGGTTTGGTTTACTTTGTGGAGGGGATACTATTGGGCGCTGAGAACGACAATGCTATTTGGCGAGATTCCTTGTCGATGGTCGAGGATTTAGATTATTTTGAGAAGTATCCATGGGGATCCCTTTCATTCGATACAACTGTGAAACAATTCAATAGAGATATGAAAGCGATTGGTGGTACAATACCAGGTAAGAAGGTGAAGAAGATCACTGAGGTGGAGTCTTCTAAGGATTTTAAGGTGGAGGCAAAGTACACTTACAAGGGGTATCCACCAGCCTTGCAATATTGGGCGTACGAGACGATTCTTGATTTACAGAAGGAACATGCCAAGCCCTGTGGATTCAAGTTCCCTAGGATGCTACAGTGGGAGAGCATAGGCCAGCCGAAGCATTAGCATTTGAAGGATGTACTTGCGAGGAGACATGTAAGTTACAATACatttaaataattcaagaaattttgaattatACTAATCAACTTATGTCATTTCTAATTTGATTGTTGTGTTTCCATTACAGTtgtcatgcatttctatcctaaggCCTCGACCAAATGAGCGAGACTTCTTTGATGTCGTATATCAGAGGACAGAGGGGGATGCTCCTAGGTATGCGATGCTGCAGAATATGATCCAGCCTGCACCAGAGGATGGAAGACCTTACGATCCTGAGGCAGAGGCTGTTGCGGTGGCTGAGATAGCCGTTGAGGCTGGCATATTTGTGGAGGATGCCCCGACAGAGTCTGCTCCAGATACTAGTACAGAACCTActtctgctcctgctcctgctcctgcttcTGCTCCTGCTCCTGGGGCTTATGAGGAGTTGTTGGGTGAGATAGCCAGACTATCAGGTGCAGTGGACGATGTTAAGGCCACTCTAGGTATCGTCCTTAAAAATCAAGAAGTCATATTAGAGAAGCTGGCAACACTAGGTGGTATACCTACTCCTGCACCTACTCCTGCACCCACTCCAACTGATGATGTAGAGTACGACATTCTCCCCTCATGTTACGAGCCTTCTGTTGGAGAAGCCACACCTTCTCAGCCAGTGCAGATGGTCTTAGGTACGACTAATCCatgagtttttttttgttttaaaaatattaGATACTAATTGCTCCTTTACAGGTACGCGTACTAGACAGAGACCAGTAAGGTACGAGGACTATACTCCAGCAGCCAAGAAACCAAAGTTCAAGGACCCAGTTACGATCCTTCCTTTAAAGGTGTTGGATCAAGATATGTTGACAACTTTTAACCGATGGGTACTCGGTGAGATTGATAACAGCAGACCGAGGAAGTTGGAATGTTGTGATGGGACCCCTGTCTGGTTCTTGAAGTTGAAGGTGGCAAAAGAATGGTTGGCAGAAACTGTAAGTCTCTTATGTTTGTTAGaacatttatctcattttaaCAATCCACTCTTCCTTAACGTTACTCTATTTATTTGCAGCATCTCGACGCTGCGAATTATCTTATACGGAGACGTCTTTTTGAGTTGTCGAAGACGTACCCCGTGAAAGCCACCGTACTTGATTCatcatttgcacaatatattcctGCCAGATACGAGGAATTCAAGAAAAATGGCAGGACTTACCAATGGGACTCGGACATTCTTGATTTCCTGAAAGGAGATGCCAAAAAGTACAAGAAGCCTTGGGGTGATTGCAACGAGATCTGCTTCCACTGGTGCATGGAAAATCGGCACTGGGTCCTTTGCGAAATAAATTTCGCTGATTGGATGATCACTGTATTTGACTCAGATCATTCTAACTTTAGCCATAATAAGTTGTCTGAGTTGATGGAGCCTTGGACTAGGATGCTTCCATCTTTACTCAACGCTTCTGGTATGTTTAAAGGACACCCCAAGTTGAAAATTGCTAGACCGAAGATCACCGTTCCAAACTTTGATTGGCGGCGCATGTCCACTGATATTGTCCCACAGTCTAGAACCAGGTAGAcgtactaaattcagattttcaataATGCTCTCCTTTAATTTTCAATACACTCACAATAAAGATTTCTTGGTTTCATCGGAGATTGCGGTGTATTCGCCATCAAACACTTGGAGTTCATTCTTGGAGACATTCCCTTATCATATGCCATCGAGGACAACATTCAGTACTTCAGGGATAAATTATGCATCGACATTTTTTATGAGAATGTGTACCCTTGATGTTAGAACATTTATTTTGATTTCGATGACACACAATAGTATATTTCTCCTtagtattatatataaaaaatgtcgttttgattaacaaagtccattaatacacaaatataaagagtaacaaagtccattaatacacaaataaaaagagtaACAAAGTCCATCAATACACAAATAAAAATAGTAACAAAGACCATTAGTACCCAAATAAAAAGTTTAACATTGATGCCATAAATTTCAAACACGAACTTTACAAGTTGCCCTATTATGGCCTAGACCTCCACAAGTGCTGCACTTGCGTGGAACAACCAATTTATCTCCATTGGAAGGATGGCGTTTCATCTTAGgcctaccttgtttcttctttggacgaccaacCGGGTTTTTCTGCGCAGGTGTTCTCACTGTTATTGTCATAATGTCATGTGGAACAATCCACTCTTCCTCGTTACCAGTAGGATATATAGATTCTGTGTAAGAGGACCTCCATGTCTCAATTTTATAGTAATCTGAACACAATGAATAAAAGTTCACCCCTCGCTTAAGGGATCCAGATAGTGCATGAGCACATGGGATACCAATAATCTGACACACGCCGCATGTGCATGTCTTATTCAGGAGGTCGACTTCACCATTCAGCTCACCATCTAACACATGGAACTCATGCCTCCCTATTGCATAAGGAATCAAGAATCGAGTTTTCTCAACCATATCCACCAAATTTTTCTCATAGGTCGGTGCAAGAGTGGTAGTTGTCTTCTCGCTAGTTTCTCTCCTATTACAGAACCAGGACTGTAGTGTGAAGCGAATAAATTCGACGAATGTAGTTATCAGAAAGCTCCTAGCGTCCCGGGTcttattgttgaaactttcagcgtaattgcttgtcattatattatacCTAGTATCCAGGAAAACTAAAATTTAATAGTAACATACATTTAGaagatttcataaattaaaatacaattGACAATGACATACCTATTTCTAGGAAAGTAAGCACGGGACCACTTATCAAAACCCATTCCTTCTAGGTATTGAGCAATGGCTGAgtcttttgatttgattttttcgaAGTTAGCGTGGAACTCGAATTTCCTAAAAGCATATGCCGCATTATACATCAACACATGACAATGAtcagtcttgaatttagcaaccacattcatactaatgtggtggtagcaagcACCATGGTAGGCATCGGGGAAAATAGTTTCCAAGGCATGTGTAATACTTGCATGCCTGTCAGATACAAACGACAGGTCCTCGACTTCCCCAATCGCTTCTTTTAGCTttgacatgaaatacttccaagaatcatGATTCTCACTATCCACAATACCAAATGCAACTGGATATAGATGGTTATTTTCATCCAGCGCGACTGCACATAACATCTGCCCACCGTATTTTGTCTTTAAAAAGGTACCGTCCACACATAACACAGGACGACATGTACGAAACCCTCTTCTACTAACTCCGAGTGAGAAAAAGCAATATTTGAATCGATTTTCCTCAGTGACAAAATCTGTCAACGTCCCGGGATTTTTCTGTTGAAGCATGAACAGgtactgtggatgccaaaaatccaccaagaaaaaaatccctagtacatggtgaaaatacaaggctagaggtcacttagtcacattatcggGCTCAcacctataagtcttgtgaaactgagagattgtcccaagggaagcatcacttagtgagccatgaagtgtggcctttatgaatgctcaatattccatgcccataaaagactcaaagtgtatgcttaggcccctattgatgctcataatctcatcaagagaaaatataaggccgAAGCAGAGCCCCAAGGCCAcccttccgcgaggccatcaaatgggcgaggccgtcccttctcgcgaggccatccttccgcgaggccatcaaatgggcgaggccgtcccttctcgcgaggccaccattccgAGAGGCCATCAAacaggcgaggccatcatatgggcgagggcagtcccattccgcgaggccctcccgtctcgcgaggccaccgatccgcgaggccatcccgtcCCGCGAGGCCAacgatccgcgaggccatcccgtctcgcgaggccaccaatcTGCGAGGccatcccgtctcgcgaggccaccgttcCGCGAAGCCTTCCCGTCTCGTGAGGCCCTCCcgcctcgcgaggccaccgatccgcgaggccatcccgtctcgcgaggccaccgttcCGCGAAGCcttcccgtctcgcgaggccaccgatctgCGAGGCCCTCCCacctcgcgaggccaccgatccgcgaggcccttgggccactcccaccatgcccatgcgcggaGCCAAGGAAGGCTAcgaggccgtctatggcgccccatgcgcgaggccatgggaggctgcgaggccgtcaatggcgccccatgcgcgaggccgcgcgaggtcccacgcgcgcacgccctgggaggtccatcagcccaccatcttctcaggaggccgacaccccgtTACTTGACGCGTATGGGCCCAAAACCcctactcaacgccacggccagtACGGGCACCAAGGATTCCCtttttcacacctcgaagtccctatgcttaggagattcggtacgagtcgaatgagacatatttgtacgaccaagtactaagtacggatactagtgccagtgagattgctggggtaaggatcatggtccgtacgtctacggccatgggtcagaaccgacaccactacctcctgcgccaatacACCTGCCACCACGCCTCAGgcaggggtacagacaagtagtggagacatccccctgacacctgctcctgtacgggatgtacaaccactacctctgaaaccattCCTCTAATACAGTACgaatgtaccacttggtcccctggatcatcatgtacctaaggccattagagcctattataaaaggaactctaagaccacctgaaaggaggttggaaaattcattgtaagcagaggatattgagaaatataccaagacttgGTCCaccatttatctgtgtttactttcccttaaagtttattctcagttcttatataaacatcacctgacttacctttgagctttccgatctaat
It encodes the following:
- the LOC133816130 gene encoding uncharacterized protein LOC133816130 translates to MLQNMIQPAPEDGRPYDPEAEAVAVAEIAVEAGIFVEDAPTESAPDTSTEPTSAPAPAPASAPAPGAYEELLGEIARLSGAVDDVKATLGIVLKNQEVILEKLATLGGIPTPAPTPAPTPTDDVEYDILPSCYEPSVGEATPSQPVQMVLGTRTRQRPVRYEDYTPAAKKPKFKDPVTILPLKVLDQDMLTTFNRWVLGEIDNSRPRKLECCDGTPVWFLKLKVAKEWLAETVSLLCLLEHLSHFNNPLFLNVTLFICSISTLRIILYGDVFLSCRRRTP
- the LOC133816129 gene encoding uncharacterized protein LOC133816129, translating into MPPKRIPPLEIPMEDHYVGRMTYRGSGRLTKLKKRFEEHGLLGRVNESVFGPFFTAPPFSFSGALVHTLLLRKVKSPRGDEVHFLMGPNLCKFGVHEFAIITGLSCSCPPLAVDIEPHITSSRLVDTYFSVEPEKDIRFSILERAFSMCDVPDDLYKLGLVYFVEGILLGAENDNAIWRDSLSMVEDLDYFEKYPWGSLSFDTTVKQFNRDMKAIGGTIPGKKVKKITEVESSKDFKVEAKYTYKGYPPALQYWAYETILDLQKEHAKPCGFKFPRMLQWESIGQPKH
- the LOC133814428 gene encoding uncharacterized protein LOC133814428, which codes for MLQQKNPGTLTDFVTEENRFKYCFFSLGVSRRGFRTCRPVLCVDGTFLKTKYGGQMLCAVALDENNHLYPVAFGIVDSENHDSWKYFMSKLKEAIGEVEDLSFVSDRHASITHALETIFPDAYHGACYHHISMNVVAKFKTDHCHVLMYNAAYAFRKFEFHANFEKIKSKDSAIAQYLEGMGFDKWSRAYFPRNRYNIMTSNYAESFNNKTRDARSFLITTFVEFIRFTLQSWFCNRRETSEKTTTTLAPTYEKNLVDMVEKTRFLIPYAIGRHEFHVLDGELNGEVDLLNKTCTCGVCQIIGIPCAHALSGSLKRGVNFYSLCSDYYKIETWRSSYTESIYPTGNEEEWIVPHDIMTITVRTPAQKNPVGRPKKKQGRPKMKRHPSNGDKLVVPRKCSTCGGLGHNRATCKVRV